From a single Pelmatolapia mariae isolate MD_Pm_ZW linkage group LG20, Pm_UMD_F_2, whole genome shotgun sequence genomic region:
- the LOC134618367 gene encoding uncharacterized protein LOC134618367, with product MHTGVEGGNITVKCSFYIFGKWKLLCKNQCERGNILIGTTDLVAQNGRYFIKYEEEEFPTRHAVLYVSITQLEKSDSGLYRCYLDRNLDPYLFDSFQLTVTEASTPTLGLQSLSTSTTITKQPEITFVNSGFLWPVVIAVVMVVLVLFVVVQLICKKKTTDSCLNKQKIVNYKKSEIVLYENLLTLPPEESVYQSLDPASRDEDQVYLTLKQT from the exons ATGCATACAGGAGTGGAAGGAGGAAACATCACAGTTAAGTGTTCATTTTATATCTTTGGAAAGTGGAAGCTCTTATGTAAGAACCAATGTGAAAGGGGAAACATTCTCATTGGAACAACCGACCTTGTAGCTCAAAATGGCAGATACTTTATTAAATACGAAGAAGAAGAGTTTCCAACACGTCATGCAGTTCTTTATgtcagcatcacacagctggaAAAATCTGACTCGGGGCTCTACCGGTGCTATTTGGACAGAAACTTGGATCCATATTTGTTTGATAGCTTTCAGCTCACGGTGACAGAAG CTTCAACGCCAACATTGGGCCTGCAATCTTTGTCAACTTCCACAACAATCACTAAACAGCCTGAAATAACATTTGTAAATTCAG gtttTCTCTGGCCTGTGGTTATAGCTGTGGTCATGGTGGTTTTggtgttgtttgttgttgtgcagctcatCTGCAAAAAGAAGACTACGGACTCTT GTTTGAACAAACAGAAAATTGTGAATTATAAAAAGAGTGAG ATTGTTCTCTATGAGAATCTTCTGACGTTGCCACCTGAAGAGTCAGTATACCAGAGCCTGGATCCAGCCAGCAGGGATGAA